A region of Chlamydiota bacterium DNA encodes the following proteins:
- the ldh gene encoding Leucine dehydrogenase, protein MSTLVKKQHIKEIYTKGFEKVLEVIDKDADLHAFVAIHNTRLGPALGGVRMYPYRNREEALYDVLRLASSMTYKFATCGGGFGGGKSVIIGDPAKKTKKQLLAFGQFVSSLEGKYICAEDSGITQEDLSVIREQTPYIVGIMRKGSSGDPSPFTAFGSYRAIQATCKELFGSDNVRGKTIAIQGLGAVGSKLAKILFWEGANLIVSDIHREKAQEIATLTNAKIVDPIDILHVECDILSPCAMGAVINEKTIKLLRCKAICGCANNLLKETVDAKTLKRYGILLAPDFITNSGGAINVYNELNKEGYNPTIARDQVSEIYDRILLLYKMAKNKGKSTQEAAYELAEYNVANNIGKRKEAVVFHH, encoded by the coding sequence ATGAGTACTTTAGTAAAAAAACAGCATATTAAAGAAATTTATACCAAGGGCTTTGAAAAAGTCCTAGAGGTCATTGACAAAGACGCGGATCTCCACGCTTTTGTTGCCATTCATAATACAAGACTAGGGCCAGCTCTTGGCGGAGTACGCATGTATCCTTACCGCAATCGGGAAGAAGCTCTTTATGATGTTTTACGCTTGGCTTCTAGTATGACCTATAAATTTGCTACATGTGGTGGGGGATTTGGAGGTGGTAAAAGTGTGATTATTGGAGATCCTGCTAAAAAGACAAAAAAACAGCTCCTTGCATTTGGTCAATTCGTCAGTTCTTTAGAAGGAAAATACATTTGTGCAGAGGATTCAGGGATTACACAGGAAGATTTAAGTGTCATTCGCGAGCAGACTCCCTATATTGTGGGTATTATGCGCAAAGGAAGCTCTGGAGATCCTTCTCCTTTCACAGCATTTGGAAGTTATAGAGCCATTCAAGCCACATGCAAAGAACTTTTTGGCAGCGATAATGTGAGGGGAAAAACCATCGCTATTCAAGGTTTGGGAGCAGTCGGAAGCAAGCTTGCCAAAATTTTGTTTTGGGAAGGCGCTAATCTCATTGTTTCAGATATCCATCGAGAAAAAGCGCAAGAGATTGCAACACTTACAAATGCTAAAATCGTAGATCCCATTGATATTTTACATGTCGAATGTGATATTTTGTCTCCCTGTGCTATGGGCGCTGTGATCAATGAAAAGACCATCAAACTTTTAAGATGCAAAGCGATTTGCGGATGTGCCAATAATCTTCTTAAGGAGACTGTGGATGCAAAAACCTTAAAAAGATATGGCATTTTACTCGCACCTGATTTTATTACCAACTCGGGTGGAGCGATTAACGTGTACAACGAATTAAATAAAGAAGGATACAATCCAACCATCGCTCGTGATCAAGTGAGCGAAATTTATGATCGCATTCTACTCCTTTATAAAATGGCGAAAAATAAAGGAAAAAGCACGCAAGAAGCTGCTTATGAGCTTGCTGAGTACAATGTTGCAAACAACATTGGTAAACGCAAAGAAGCTGTGGTCTTCCACCATTAA